Below is a window of Acidobacteriota bacterium DNA.
CCGCACCCATCCTTCATTCTGCGTGTTCGACCACGAGTGCACGTACCCGATGCGTGGCACGTCCAGGTTGTGCGTCTTGACGCCTGGAGCCGCAGCCACGGCCCATGCCGACAGCCCGAGATCCTTGAGCGTCGCGTCGAGTTTCGCGCGATCCCCGCTCGGGATGATGAACGCCCCGGCCTTGAACTTGTGGCCGCCGGCCTCGAAGTCCTCTTCGGCGGCCTGCATCTTCACATCGGCATGCTTGAAGCGGAACGTCACGATGCTGTTGTCGCTCGTGTGATCGACGATGACCACCGGCCCCGTGCCCTCAATGCCGCCCGGCGCCTTCACATCAGCCGCGATGAACGCCATCGGCTGGTCGAGCACGTTCTTCTCACCCACCGGCACCACCGACACATTCCGCATCAGCTGCATCGTCCACCCGGTGTCGTCGTAGGGACGGGGGTTGGCGGGCGCGTAGTTCTGCAGGCTGAAGTACATGTCAGCCATCGTGCGGTACGGTTGATCGGCGCGGACGACGTAATCGCCTGCCGCCACACTGACGGATCCCGCCTTGAACGCGGCGTTGGCGCGCGAGATCTCGAGGCCCTGGCGCCGGAGTGCATTGACGAGATCGGCAGCCTCAGCCTTGCGCCGCTGTGTGGCCGGGATGACCCAGGCATACGGGGCCTGCGTCTTGCCCTTGTCGAGCGCGCGCTTGTTCTTGAGCCAGTAGTTCTCGAGGAACATCTCGCGGTTCTTTGCCACGTAGTTGAGTGCGATCAGCAGCGCCGATTCCTGGATGTTCGTGTTGTTGCGCGGGCCCCACTTAATCTGCGGGAGCGGCGGATTCGCGCGGTACCATTCCCGGCTGGTGGCGTTGGGGCCCATCCGCAGGTTCTCGACGATGTCCGGACCGTAGCTCTGAACCTCGTAGAAGCGGCCCACCGCGTTCTTCGTGTGGGCGATGAAGAACATGTAGTTGGGCACCCAGCCGTCGTAGAAGCCGTAGGTCCACACGCCGGGCACGTTGCGCTTGGCCATCTCCATCACTTCGGTGTTGGCCAGCGCCCACCACTCGTTGATGGTGATCGCGTCAACCGCTTCGTTGTACGGCCCGGTGCCGGTCGATGCGTAGAGGTAGTTCGACGCTTCGTGCAGGTCGTGAAGAATGGTCGGCTTCCACTCGAGGAACGTCTTGTTGACGTTCTGGGTGAGCTTGAGCATCTGGCCCATCGCGTCGCGGTTGTCGTCGTGCGCGACGTACTTGCCCCAGTACACGAGCGGCGGCCGCTGCTTGCCGGTCTTCTTGCCGTAGTAATAGGTGTCGACGTGCTTCTCGCGGCCGTCAACTTCAACGACCGGCGTGATGAAGACAATCACGTTGTTGCGGATATTCTGGATGAACGGCGTCTCTTCGACCGCCAGGCGATACGGCAGTTCGATGAGCATCTCGGGGCCGCCGGTCTCGCCCGAGTGCATGCCGGCCGTCACCCAGTAGATGGGCTTCGACGTCTTGATGAGCAGCTGCGCCTGGGCCTCTGTCGTCTTGCGGGGATCGGTCAGAGCCGCGAGATTGGCCTTGTAGGTGTCAAGCGTCTTGATCGTCTGCTCGTCGGCCACCGCGAGCAGCACCATGTCGCGGCCTTCCTCGGTCTTGCCAATCGTCCAGTACTTGAAGCGCGGCGACGCCTTGGCGAGTGCCTCGTAGTAGCGCTGGATGTCTTTCGCGTAGGTGAGTTCGCCGGGTGTTCCAGGGATGCGGCCCAGGAACTTGAGCGGCGACGGGATCTTGTCGCTCGCCGGCATGTGGTCTACCAGGTCCGTGCTGATCCGCGGATCCTGCGTGTACTCCTTGATCAGCTTCGTGTAGGCCTCGTCCAGCTTCTGGGCGGGCGCGGTCTTGGGCGCCTGGGCCGGCACCATCAGCGCTGCGCAGAGGACGAGCGCGCAGGCAAGGAAGGTGCGTGTGCCGATTCGGCGGGAGATGGCCGCTTTCATGGTGTTTTCTGCTCCTCTCGAGCGAAACGTGAACGGGAGCCGCGACAACTGCCGGGCCAGGCCCGCGTCAGTGGGACGTTGCAGGCGTGCAATCGGGCGTTATAGCACAGGATGCGGCGGAGACGTTAGCGGCACGGTGGCCGATAAACGGCATGGCGGCAAGCGGCGTGGCGGCGGCGTGGCGCCACGCCGGTTTGTGGGCTATATTGGGGCCGCCCCGGGCATGCCGACCATGCACCGCATCTATCCTCCTGGTCGCGTTGGCCATGTGTTCCGCAACGGACGGCACTGGACCGCTCTCGCGGTCCTGGCCTTCGCATCGGTCGTCTTCGCGGGCGACCGGGCGCGGTCCGCGATTCCCTCACCGGTCATCCTGTACGCCTCGCGCCCGGCCCCAGCAACCCAGGGTTTGACCGCCGACTATCGGATTGCGCGGCTGCGCGCCTGGACGGACGCCGTCTATCAACACCGACCAGGCGCAGCCGATGCGCCGGTGTTGGCGATCCTGCGATGGCAGCAGCGCGAGCTCGTGTCGGTCCTGGACGATGTTCGGGATCTTCTGAGCCGGCTGGCCGCGGTCTACACCCGCGGCCGCGGGGCGGGCAACCGGTTGTTCGTCACCCTTGCTGACGCGTCGTTCACGATGCAGGACGTCAAGTCGATGCTACGCCTGACGGAGGATGAGATCACACATCGCGACCCGACTCGCTTCGTCAAGCGAGCGGCGATCCTGCAAATGGACGCGGCCATCGTCATCGGCACCGAAGGCGTCGCATACCAGACCCGTGCCCCGGTGTCGGATCC
It encodes the following:
- a CDS encoding M14 family zinc carboxypeptidase codes for the protein MKAAISRRIGTRTFLACALVLCAALMVPAQAPKTAPAQKLDEAYTKLIKEYTQDPRISTDLVDHMPASDKIPSPLKFLGRIPGTPGELTYAKDIQRYYEALAKASPRFKYWTIGKTEEGRDMVLLAVADEQTIKTLDTYKANLAALTDPRKTTEAQAQLLIKTSKPIYWVTAGMHSGETGGPEMLIELPYRLAVEETPFIQNIRNNVIVFITPVVEVDGREKHVDTYYYGKKTGKQRPPLVYWGKYVAHDDNRDAMGQMLKLTQNVNKTFLEWKPTILHDLHEASNYLYASTGTGPYNEAVDAITINEWWALANTEVMEMAKRNVPGVWTYGFYDGWVPNYMFFIAHTKNAVGRFYEVQSYGPDIVENLRMGPNATSREWYRANPPLPQIKWGPRNNTNIQESALLIALNYVAKNREMFLENYWLKNKRALDKGKTQAPYAWVIPATQRRKAEAADLVNALRRQGLEISRANAAFKAGSVSVAAGDYVVRADQPYRTMADMYFSLQNYAPANPRPYDDTGWTMQLMRNVSVVPVGEKNVLDQPMAFIAADVKAPGGIEGTGPVVIVDHTSDNSIVTFRFKHADVKMQAAEEDFEAGGHKFKAGAFIIPSGDRAKLDATLKDLGLSAWAVAAAPGVKTHNLDVPRIGYVHSWSNTQNEGWVRGAFDAFGVPYTYFGDIKLREGNLHARYDVIVFPHVGGTAQSQVNGIPKTGADPVPYKKSELTPNLGVQDQADDIRGGMGFEGLMNLYQFVKEGGLLITEGATSTIFPDYNLVSGVTIESPQGLFVRGSIMRGIVADAKSPIMYGYDGAQIPVYFSQDPVLAVGGGGGGGRGGGGGGGGGAQIPGVGMNVSPNAAATQRLSPWDPSTSSGQAPSTGSGQAVGGGRGGGFAAGADAPRVILRFPLNADDMLLSGVLVGGEALAGRAQVIDSPIGAGHVVMFAIRPFWRFQTQGTFFLGFNAILNWNHLDAGK